Part of the Bradysia coprophila strain Holo2 unplaced genomic scaffold, BU_Bcop_v1 contig_87, whole genome shotgun sequence genome, CAGTAAAAACGTTCGGAAGAACTGTGTGTACGTGCGTAGCTGCACGCACGATCctgataaaatcaaattatatcCAAATTTACAACAATTGCAAAAAAAGAACTAATTAACTTCGTGGGCAGCTAAAATATACATATTATGGACAAAGGCGTCTCATTCTTTGCATTTAACAAAAAGCATGAGGTTCCGACGGGTACATTTAATCCTTGATGGAAACTATGTCGTTCACATCTGGCCTTGTAATTTCTATAGAAATGTATGTACAACCAAAATGGAAGTACCTGTAGCTTTTGCAACATTATAAACTAATTAACGAGACTAACAGAAACTCAACcaaaacttacaaaaataGAAACGCCGGAGTAATAAACATTTATTACGCTACCTGCTTGTGTAAGAGTTTTTAGCTTTGCTGTCTCTCTTTTCTTATTTCTTTCGTCTTTCGCCCGAAGTCAAAGGATTATGCGTATATGTGTGTAAAAGAGACGAATGGTATAAGTAGGAGAAATTATTGTTGGTGTAAGTTTCGTCCATTATAAAGATGAAGTCTGTCCTTGTCAGTGTATATGTGTTGTGTAATGTTTAGAGCAAATATTTGTGGCAAGTAAAGCAGTAGTATTGGTGAGCGTTTTGACCGTAAGTCAGGATTTAAGTTGAGACGACTTAATCGTAAACTTTCGAAGTGAAAAGACCTGTTCAGTACAGCAGAGATATTTTCAAAGTATTttgcaaaacaaaaaggaTAATTAGCAGCATAGCATCATGGAATCAAACAAGTTAAAAAATGtaagtaaatcaatttaattgaaaaattctgattCCAATagatgtaacaattttttttctctttcagatTGTGCCCCTCAACATCGAGATCGTTGCCATCGATCCGGATCACTTCTATTCATCCGAAAATGAAGATAGCGACTATAGTGACTGCAGTGATAGCGAAGCTGAAACCAGAAACTACGCAACGGAGCGCAATATCAGCAAAAACCCTGAAGCTCAGCCCACATCCGAGCCACAGTCATCAGAATCACAAACAGCCACCGACTCTCCTCAACCAATGTCATATATGTCAAGATCCAACGAAAGGAATGAGAATGACACCACACCTATAACCGACTTACCCACATCAGATGTACTCACACCAGACGTGCTCTTATCAGACGATCCAGCCACATCAGATACGCTCACACCAGATGAACCGGACGAACCTGTCGAATTGATTGGCGGTTTGTTCGACTTTGTCACATTCAACATCGACGAAGACATTGTACTAAAGGATGTGGAAGAAGATGGCAAACATTTCAGCTTAGAGGCGTACATCACCGATCAGAGCGAATCGCCGACTTCATCTTCACAAGAAAACGCCAAATCATCCATTTCATCTTCACCAGGAAGCAGTGCACCACCGATCTCGTCATCACAGGAAAAACCGctaaacaattcaaatggCGAAACGACAGTGAGCAGTACTGGGTTTGGAATAGGTCAAGGAAAAAATTTCGCAGCGCTCATGAAATGCTACAACAAGGATAAGCCAGTGTTTCCCCAATCGAAAGGAGATACAGAAAATAAACTGAAGGCCTTGGCTAAATCGGTTAAAGATAATAGAGCGCCCAAAGCAAGAGACGTGAAAATGACCAAAGACAAGGACCTGAAACAAATCAGAGGAAAGCACCTGAAACCGGTCAAACGGGAAGATGTGAGAACAGTCAAAGTAAAACAAGCGAAACTAGTCAAAGAGAAGGACGTGAAACCGATCAAAATAGAAAACGTCATGCCAGCCAAAGAAAAACTAGTCAAAGAGAAGGATCTGAAACCGACAAATGGACAAGGcgtgaaattattgaaagagGAAAAAGTCAAATCAGGCGGAGAAAATAAGCTAAAACCATCCAAAGGCGAAGTGAAACCCTGCGACGAAAATAAAGAGCAAATTGGCCAAAAGATTattaaaaagatgaaaaatcaTTCCAGTGCATGGAACACTCACATCGCCACTCAGAATTCACCAAACTGTGCTGAAGAAGTAAATAACAATCTGGATGATTTTACAAAAGCAATTTTGGCTTCAATGGCTGTAGCGCAAAGAAAACCAAATCTAGAAAAACGACGCAATTCAAAAACGAGAAAGCGAATTTTCCATGTTCAAGAGCATTCGcttaaatttcaacaatttttgaacGACAAACGAGAAAAGCCAAAGATGAACGTGCTTGAACCgtcaatgacacaaaaatgcaGTAATCGTATCCCAACATTACCGAACGGCAAAATACCAAACACTACAAATGCTAACAACGAACACTTGAAGATGCCACCACAGCTACAACAAAACATCAGAAATGCCAATAGTGTTGCGTTGAAGACCCATCCGCAGCAAGAACGCCAAAATATTGACATCGAAAACCTGCCACCAACTGAAAACTCCAACACCGTCGAAGTGAAGACGTCGCcgcaacaacaacaccaaaatattaaaaccgaAAACTGTGCACCAACTGATCATAAAGTAGCGCCGGCCGGTACTCGCAAAATCAGCATCCACGAGTATCTCAACCGGAAAAGATCCCACCAATCTTCCAATAATGGTTCGGGCGTTGACATTGATTCGAATATTCCGACAAAGAAAAGAATATCCATAAATGAATATAGGAAACGTAAGGTGCAGCATGAAGGTTCACATCAGTAAGTGTTTTATTTgctcaattaatttcattgattgtTATACCCATCCAGATAGATAACGGTATTCTCTTTATTACAGATACACTCCATCAAACATCGCACCAGTTACGAATGTGGCcatatcatcgaaaatgtgattttagaatgtaagaaaataattgtacGACATGCATGCagttgtaaattgtttttatgtaaaatatattaCTTGTAAGAAATGATTCATGATTTATTACTTTCATTCGTCTATATCGGCTCAATACGCATACATCCATACACTCATCAATTGTTCCCATTTGCAATAGTCTCGAGGATGTTTCTCACtcactttttcatttatttcacctTTTTAGACAATCTGAAAAAGTGATGAAATATTTCCATGAACAAGACAAGATCTGCTGTTTCAACCTCAGGTGTTAACAGCGGTCTTAAGCCAGTGTGGTCTGGACGTCGTCAGTTGCTACAATTACCACCCTTTGCACGACAATGAAAACTTTACTTTCGagatttaaacttttttcaaactAATTAGCATCGACTGATGGAGGCTCGGACAGATGTGAAGCTGCTATGAAATTCATTCCCAAACGCAgcaaaatttggtaaaacttGAACACAAAACGGAAATCAAAGACGAATGCACCGGGATGGTTTGTTTTCCAAATtgacaaataaaagaaaaagataCAGTTCAACCAATGTCTTCTTCAACATCATTTGACATATCGGCCATCATTTTTGAGCCTGTTTCCCCCTGCTTTCCGACGGGAAACAGGGAACTACACAGACTGTTTTGAGAccccacacaaaaaaacaattatgaGTTTTACGTTGTTTACCTGTGTTGGTGTCCACCTCACTTTCTAAAATAATCACGTCGTCGCTACTCAACGGGAAGTACTCTAAAACAGGTATAGAAGTTTGGAGTCAAGTTCTCCAGGAACCAGTTCCAGGAACCAGTTCCAGGAAcagagattttgttttattttgatttgctttgttttgatttgttttgtcatAGCATCTGCAACCAAGCAGAACAGTGGAACAGATTTTCCAATAGGGGTCTGCGTATTCAACCCTACTATGTTGTCATTTTAAAAGATGAGAATTGCCGGTGTACTATATTTTAGACACATATGCTCTAGTTGTTGACAGTATTTTGGTTTCGATAATTAAATGTACTATTGAAGCTGCACAAAATATGGTTGAATCGAGAATTTATCCAGTATACGACTGCGGCAGATGTATCTTCAAATATCGAGAAATAGAAGTGACCCATTGagaaataaaagcaaaattagcccaaaaataaattattatttttaacagCGCCCCATTCTTAAGTATGGAAAAAGAGAGTGCGATTCGTACTGTACGAACCATGTTAAGAGTCACTTTGCGAAAACTTCGACCAATTGAAATTCAAGGGGTCTCCGAATATAGCTAATTTGGTATGAATAGATTCGTTGGACTCTGCTGAGTAAAgtttagaagaattttttttttaaacactttcAATTTAGGCGTGGACCTTTGAGAACTCACGAATCAGttatccgatttccataatcttttgtttttgcCGATTAGTATTGCAAATATCTTTCATTAAGAACTGTAgcttttaaatgtccggagatatcttcgaaaaaccttagagtaattatatagtatgattagtctaagggtcgacccaaaatcgacccaaaattttttgcgttacctccccaaagtttctAGCCTTGTGCAAAAACGAGTGTCGTTATAACACATACACAGGGATGATGATATGGCGACTGGGATATCGCCATATTATCATCTCTCTTAACccgtacaaatttcatttccaatGCGCTGCAAAACGTGAATTTTCTTAACCACCTCAGACGTTTCtattctaaaaataattttatgcaactcagcatcataatatgcaaactttagatgcctctgtggcgtaaaatgttgtatgaatctcgacCTCGTTTTATAATTAcccatctagagcctaataaagtactttgcactcgatgtcataaataactattccaaCGTAATTGAAAAGGGCAGGGCATCACTCCAATTGTGCATTTTTTTAGCCGTTACGATGTCTTCAAAGGTCACAACacttcatttcaattaaatttaatttaattgatgaaATTCCCGTCCCAAAAAACGGCGGTTTGAGCGATAAAAAGCCGAAAATAATCTTCagccaatttttgtttaccttAATGCATTAGTCTCAAATGTTTCGGTTATGCGATAAGATTACatttgcaacattttttttctcgaaattgtTTCGAAACACAAGTCAAAAGATCACATCATCATAACTTTCACTATCTGGCATTCAGACCAGTATGTCGCACAACTTTTCGGATTTTCGGTGAATCGAATCAAGAATTGCCAAATAAGTCAGAGAAACTACACCAAAATGACTAATCAGCAAGGTTTCACTGCTTCTAATATCTGCAATTATCGCAACGCTCCCTAAACTATCTGTAATTTTTCGCTGAgaaacaatagttatttacatcgGATTGTATTACTCCAACATCCGTAGTCCCACATGGATCGATACTAAGTCCTCTCTTGTTGTTGCTATTTGTTAATGATTTGCCTGACATATTCACTTCATCTCGCTCGTTATTCACCGACGACAACAAAATCTTCCGAAAAATCGAGAGTTTGGCAGACGGTTCTAGCTTACAATCGGACATCGTATCTATCTCGGAATGGTGTGACAACAATAATTTGAGTCTTAACCCAGTAAAGTGTAACTATCAATACTCCATAAAAGATACGtcaattgaaaagaaaacgaCTAAAAAGGAACTGGGTGTTACGTTTGATAGTAAAGAAAGCTTCCCTGCCCACGTCAATTAAATCACGAAAAAATCGTACCAACTAATTGGATTCATCTTTAGAAGTACTCAGAGCTTGAAACGTCCGGCTAGCCTGATCAAGCTTTACAACATGTATGTTCGAAGCAGACTGAAGTATTGCAGTACCATTTGGAACCCCTGCTATGTGAACAAGTGTGTGCTAAAGAACAAGTAGAAAAGGTGCAACGTTTACAAGAATGCTGTACTACCCATTCAACTGGACAACACCTGATAGCACCCAACAGAGTTGATAGtctattaaaatgtaaaatacattcaAAGTCCTGGTCTCTtaattttttaggaaaataattttcgttcatCACTTAGTACTACTTGCTTGCGAAGCTGAAGCTATATACTGCTTTTCCGATATCAACGACTGAGTTACTGGTTTGCTCATTTTTGTGGAGAGAAACGTTTCAAGGTAAGAAACTACTTCTTTATTTTACTAAACTGAAATACACTCAGACTTCAGTGCATTTGGTTTGAGAGTTTTGTTGGCTCTCAATACAATGCAAGACATAGGTGCACTGATGATGGCGTGATACGCCGAAATCAGCATTGTTTTGTCCTGTTGTTCGTCCGCATtatgattgtaaacggtagaacgtttcgtcacgaatcgtaaacggtaacacgtttcgttcgcccttcgttgaataaaagaaattttttcaacaattttggtcaagtcaaagcaatacaacactttgaaaaaaaaaaaaacaccgaCAGGTTGGCGAAATTAAGCGATGTGCTGCTGAGAGGCATCCCGACAATGAAGAATGAGAGcctaatttctatttttgatcAAATCGCAAATTTTTATCCATTATCTTCAAACGAGAATTCATGGCACAATATTTCGCTCATCGTGAGTTGAAATTGAGCGAGGTTCGCATGTGCATCAGACAATTTGACAATGGCTAATTACATCATTCAACAGAAGGCTGTAAAAATGCTGTAAAAGGCCACTCGGCTCGGCTCGGCTGCTGGTGGCATGGAATTAACCCATTGAATTTGTGTATCAGCATCGTTGTATTTGAATTCCTTAAATTATGAACGCCCATCGTCAATAAAATGTTCTTAGATGGACGAAAGTACAGGAACGGTACATACGGGAATGATGGATGATTTGCTTGAATAGTAGAAATATCCAACAGATTTCATTTGAGGTGGCTCGCCTGGATCGTCGCTTACATCTTGCAGTGCAACCACAGTATAATTACCTTCTGCATCTCCCTTACTATCAATGTAGTCCTTTcaagaaagaattttttttatgagaaCTTAAATTTCATCGAAACTGTAGCTGCAACGTACATCAAAGCCCtgaatggatgaaattttctgttaaagATTTCAGACATAATTGCTGTACCATTTCTGATATCGCCGCCCATTTTGATGACCTCCGTGACGGCCCGAGAATATATGATCACGGCGTCGTACAAATGTGCTGCTGATATCGGAAGCGATACCATAACACGTTTATGGATTGACACGCTGAAATTTTTGGCTGCATATCTCTTGATTTTCTCACAAATATCAATTCTTGTCACTGTGAAAAGAcgataatcaaaaatttattagaaatttcACAGAAATCTCTCAACACACATTGTTTTTAGCTCAACCATGGTTCGTACAGTACGAGTCGTACTCTCTTTTTCCATACTTAAGTATGTGATGATGttaaaaaatctgatttttgggctaattttctgtttatttctCAAAGAGTCACATCTATATCGCGATATTTAAAGATGCATCTGCCTTAGTCGTACACTGGATTAATTCTCGATTCAACCATATTTTGTGCAGCTTCCGCCGTTTTAAATACAAAGAAGTCAATGTTAAATACacccaaaatttcatttttgtcttCCACTTGATCAGCTACCCATTCACCCGAAATGTTCCTATCTGCATCGTCACCTTCTTTAAATCCACCACTTTCTATATCATCACCACCTACAACATCAATGCCGCCACTCAGAATCGACATCGACTTCGGTTTCGGCGCGTTTTCGTCTACTTGGTGTACACCAGTTTTATCTCTATATGAAAGGTATCTCCAAACTTTAATATATACACGACGATATCCGATTGCTTCTTGCGTTGGAATGCCCAAGTCTTTAGCCGACGTAACTACAATCGCATGTTTCGACCAATCCATCGTCCACGTCGTCCATCCTGTAAATGGTATAACGTCCCATCCCTGTATTGGATCTCCTTTGTCCACTGTTATACTGTATCCAAACCCTCCATGGGTTTTGGTGCTAATGCGGAAGcctattaaataaaaaatttaaacatttaatgGACAAATGCCAACAAGTGTGTGAACACTTTTTcggaaaatgaattaaatcttTTGATTAGAGAGTGAAACTTCTCGGTTATAACCAAAACTTAGATACAGTGCGATTGTTGACATTGAAACTTTGCTAGGttcgtttaaatttgaaatcattAAATCCCTTGAAGAGTATAGTCAAATTTAGCATGTGCAGTAAAAGATAAAAGGTCAGAAATAGGCCAGTGTTCAAAGTAAAAACATATTCTCGTAATAGATGGTCTAAAACTCTGAAGCTACACCTAGCTAATCGCAATGTATGCCAAAAATTGAGGGAAGCTCTCACTGCTGTCGACGTATTTGATGGTAAaatcaaaacttggaaattttttcttacaaaacgGGAAGACAACATTTTTCCACCAGCGATTCTGACCCCCTACCCTTAGGTGaatgcgtaatttgtgaatggcccctcaTGTGTGCTTTTAGAAAACGGCAGTGTAGATTGCAAACATACCTATAGCTGTTTCCTTTTCGCAGAGAACGGCGTTTTCAAAATCCGCCACCACACCAAGTTTATTGGCCggtcttacatttttcatcaatatcggcacaattttatttgatgaaaGTTTATCATTCCGTAGGATTCTGACTTGCATATCtccattttcgaaataatcaGCACCAACACCAATCAGGTCCGGATTCTTCTTGCGTTGAATGTCTGCCAAACGCACTTTATTACTGCCGTAGAGGAAATTCTTGACCACCATCTGATCTTCACTTTGTATCCCAATTATTGCCTCAGTTATATCTTCCAAATCTTTTGCACTTGGTGCTACAAATCGCCAAGCACTCGTGTCCGtatcagtgtggatgaattttttttcgatcaaaAGTTTACGTAAGTCATCAAGATTATGACTAACATCGAACCTGAAGAATTGTCGAAGTGTGTCCGCGAACACATCAAGTTTTTTCTTGAGATTGAACACGAATATCTTGTTAGTGTCGTAGATGTATGCGCTAACCGGAATGTATTGTTCTGCGTCCAGGCGAACTGTATCAGTCACTTTACCATTTTCTACTATGGCGAATCGCCAAGTGTCCCCGTCGTCCG contains:
- the LOC119084571 gene encoding uncharacterized protein LOC119084571 yields the protein MSEQRIDIVVEERQILTTYDFTKKLAEFRKFLIEKKYITIDADDGDTWRFAIVENGKVTDTVRLDAEQYIPVSAYIYDTNKIFVFNLKKKLDVFADTLRQFFRFDVSHNLDDLRKLLIEKKFIHTDTDTSAWRFVAPSAKDLEDITEAIIGIQSEDQMVVKNFLYGSNKVRLADIQRKKNPDLIGVGADYFENGDMQVRILRNDKLSSNKIVPILMKNVRPANKLGVVADFENAVLCEKETAIGFRISTKTHGGFGYSITVDKGDPIQGWDVIPFTGWTTWTMDWSKHAIVVTSAKDLGIPTQEAIGYRRVYIKVWRYLSYRDKTGVHQVDENAPKPKSMSILSGGIDVVGGDDIESGGFKEGDDADRNISGEWVADQVEDKNEILGVFNIDFFVFKTAEAAQNMVESRINPVYD